In Pseudomonas fluorescens, one genomic interval encodes:
- the hydA gene encoding dihydropyrimidinase: MSLLIRGATVVTHDESYRADVYCADGVIKAIGQNLDVPAGAEVLDGSGQYLMPGGIDPHTHMQLPFMGTVASEDFYSGTAAGLAGGTTSIIDFVIPNPQQSLMEAFHQWRGWAEKSASDYGFHVAITWWSEQVREEMAELVSHHGINSFKHFMAYKNAIMAADDTLVASFERCLELGAVPTVHAENGELVYHLQRKLMAQGITGPEAHPLSRPSQVEGEAASRAIRIAETIGTPLYLVHVSTKEALDEITYARSKGQPVYGEVLAGHLLLDDSVYQHPDWQTAAGYVMSPPFRPRGHQEALWHGLQSGNLHTTATDHCCFCAEQKAAGRDDFSKIPNGTAGIEDRMAVLWDEGVNSGRLSMQDFVALTSTNTAKIFNLYPRKGAIRVGADADLVLWDPQGSRTISAKTHHQQVDFNIFEGKTVRGVPSHTVSQGKVVWADGDLRAERGAGRYIERPAYPAVFDLLSKRAELQKPTAVKR; this comes from the coding sequence ATGTCTCTGTTGATCCGTGGCGCCACCGTTGTTACCCATGATGAAAGTTATCGCGCCGACGTCTATTGCGCCGACGGCGTGATCAAAGCCATTGGTCAGAACCTGGATGTTCCCGCCGGCGCCGAAGTGCTCGACGGCAGCGGCCAATACCTGATGCCCGGCGGCATCGACCCACACACTCACATGCAACTGCCTTTCATGGGCACCGTGGCCAGCGAAGACTTCTACAGCGGCACCGCTGCAGGTCTGGCCGGCGGCACTACCTCGATCATCGACTTCGTGATTCCCAATCCACAGCAGTCGTTGATGGAAGCGTTTCATCAGTGGCGCGGCTGGGCCGAGAAGTCGGCATCGGACTATGGCTTCCACGTCGCGATCACCTGGTGGAGCGAGCAAGTGCGTGAGGAAATGGCCGAGCTGGTCAGCCATCACGGGATCAACAGCTTCAAGCATTTCATGGCCTACAAGAACGCGATCATGGCCGCCGACGACACGCTGGTGGCAAGTTTTGAACGCTGCCTGGAACTCGGCGCCGTGCCGACCGTGCACGCGGAAAACGGTGAGCTGGTCTATCACCTGCAACGCAAGTTGATGGCCCAAGGCATTACCGGGCCGGAAGCGCATCCACTGTCGCGGCCATCGCAGGTGGAAGGCGAAGCGGCGAGCCGGGCGATTCGTATTGCCGAGACCATCGGCACGCCGTTGTATCTGGTGCACGTTTCCACCAAGGAAGCGCTGGACGAAATCACCTACGCCCGCAGCAAGGGTCAACCGGTGTACGGCGAGGTGCTGGCCGGGCATCTGCTGCTCGACGACAGCGTCTACCAGCACCCGGACTGGCAGACCGCCGCCGGTTACGTGATGAGCCCGCCGTTCCGCCCGCGCGGGCATCAGGAAGCGCTGTGGCACGGTCTGCAAAGCGGCAATCTGCACACCACCGCCACTGACCACTGCTGCTTCTGCGCCGAGCAGAAAGCCGCCGGTCGCGACGACTTCAGCAAGATCCCCAACGGCACCGCCGGCATTGAAGACCGCATGGCGGTGCTGTGGGATGAAGGGGTCAACAGCGGACGTTTGTCGATGCAGGACTTCGTCGCCCTCACCTCCACCAACACCGCGAAAATCTTCAACCTCTACCCGCGCAAAGGCGCGATCCGCGTCGGCGCCGATGCCGACCTGGTGCTGTGGGACCCGCAAGGCAGCCGCACCATCTCCGCCAAGACCCACCATCAGCAGGTGGACTTCAACATCTTCGAAGGCAAGACCGTGCGCGGCGTACCGAGCCATACCGTCAGCCAGGGCAAA
- a CDS encoding NCS1 family nucleobase:cation symporter-1 has translation MQQNRSQVTERDGLFELEAGSDVLDSPRYNHDMAPTKVRERTWNKWHITALWVGMSVCVPTYTLGGVLTAYFGLTVGEALMAILLANVIVLIPLTLNAFPGTKYGIPFPVLLRSSFGVLGSNVPCLIRALVACGWFGIQTMFGGLAIHLFLGSVFEGWKSLGGTGEVIGFMIFWSLNLWVVIRGAESIKWLETLSAPLLVAVGIGLLVWAMPNVSMTELLAIPPKRPEGASVVSYFAAGLTAMVGFWATLSLNIPDFSRYAKSQKDQILGQIFGLPLTMFLFASLGVVMTAASVKLVGVTVSDPVSLIGHIQSPVWVAVAMALIIIATLSTNTAANIVSPTNDFQNIAPKVINRTKAVLLTGLVGLALMAHELLKKLGLIVSDVSLETVYSNWLLGYSSLLGPIAGIMVVDYFLIKKQQLDLAGLYRDDVYPAWNWAGFTAFGVPVVLTLLSLGSDAFSWFYSYGWFTGSALGGVIYYGLCSMRSSPSVVKSSV, from the coding sequence ATGCAACAGAACAGATCGCAAGTGACCGAGCGCGACGGCTTGTTCGAACTCGAAGCCGGCAGTGACGTCCTCGACAGTCCCCGTTACAACCACGACATGGCACCGACCAAGGTGCGCGAACGAACCTGGAATAAATGGCACATCACCGCGCTGTGGGTCGGCATGTCGGTGTGCGTGCCGACCTACACCCTCGGCGGCGTGCTCACCGCGTATTTCGGCCTGACCGTCGGCGAAGCGCTGATGGCGATTCTGCTGGCCAACGTCATCGTGCTGATCCCGTTGACCCTCAATGCTTTCCCCGGCACCAAGTACGGCATTCCATTCCCGGTGCTGCTGCGCTCGTCGTTCGGCGTGCTCGGTTCCAACGTGCCGTGCCTGATTCGTGCACTGGTGGCGTGTGGCTGGTTCGGCATTCAGACCATGTTCGGCGGGTTGGCGATTCACCTGTTTCTCGGCTCGGTATTCGAGGGCTGGAAATCCCTCGGCGGCACGGGCGAGGTGATCGGCTTCATGATTTTCTGGTCGCTGAACCTGTGGGTGGTGATCCGTGGCGCCGAGTCGATCAAATGGCTGGAAACCCTGTCCGCGCCGCTGCTGGTGGCAGTCGGCATTGGCCTGCTGGTGTGGGCGATGCCCAATGTGTCGATGACCGAGCTGCTGGCGATTCCACCGAAACGCCCGGAAGGCGCGAGCGTGGTCAGTTACTTCGCCGCCGGGCTAACAGCGATGGTTGGCTTCTGGGCCACGTTGTCGCTGAACATTCCTGACTTCAGCCGCTACGCCAAGAGCCAGAAGGACCAGATCCTCGGGCAGATTTTCGGTCTGCCGCTGACCATGTTCCTGTTCGCTTCGCTGGGTGTGGTGATGACTGCCGCGTCGGTGAAACTGGTCGGCGTGACGGTGTCCGACCCGGTGAGCCTGATCGGCCATATCCAGAGCCCGGTGTGGGTGGCGGTGGCCATGGCACTGATCATCATCGCCACGCTGTCGACCAACACCGCAGCGAACATTGTCTCGCCGACCAACGACTTTCAGAACATCGCGCCCAAGGTGATCAACCGCACCAAAGCGGTGTTGCTCACTGGTTTAGTGGGGCTGGCGTTGATGGCCCACGAGCTGCTGAAAAAGCTCGGGCTGATCGTTTCCGATGTCAGCTTGGAAACCGTGTATTCCAACTGGCTGCTGGGCTATTCGAGCCTGCTCGGACCGATTGCCGGGATCATGGTGGTGGACTATTTCCTGATCAAGAAACAGCAGCTGGACCTGGCCGGGCTTTATCGCGACGACGTGTATCCGGCGTGGAACTGGGCCGGGTTTACCGCATTTGGCGTGCCGGTGGTGCTGACCTTGCTGTCGCTGGGCAGCGATGCGTTCAGTTGGTTTTACAGCTACGGCTGGTTTACCGGTTCGGCGCTGGGTGGGGTGATTTATTACGGGTTGTGTTCGATGCGAAGCAGCCCCTCTGTTGTGAAATCTTCGGTGTGA
- a CDS encoding Zn-dependent hydrolase, whose product MNAAVDVLQSTHQHINRDRLWASLMELAKLGATVKGGVCRLALTDLDRQARDLFVQWCKDAGCSVTVDEVGNIFARRPGRNPNLPPVMTGSHIDTQPTGGKFDGCFGVLAGVEVLRTLNDLGVETEAPLEVVVWTNEEGSRFAPCMMGSGVFAEKFTLEETLAKVDADGVTVGEALNAIGYAGSRKVSGHKVGAYFEAHIEQGPILEDEQKTIGVVLGALGQKWFDLKLRGVEAHAGPTPMHLRKDALVGASVIVGAVNRAALGHQPHACGTVGCLQAYPGSRNVIPGEVRMTLDFRHLQPARLDSMIAEVKQVIDATCEEHGLTYELTPTADFPPLYFEKGCVEAVRGAAKGLGLSHMDIVSGAGHDAIFLAELGPAGMIFVPCEGGISHNEIENAAPEDLAAGCAVLLRAMLAASAMVAEGQRAA is encoded by the coding sequence ATGAACGCAGCCGTAGACGTTCTGCAATCCACCCATCAGCACATCAACCGCGACCGCCTCTGGGCCTCGCTCATGGAACTGGCCAAGCTCGGTGCCACGGTCAAGGGCGGGGTCTGTCGTCTGGCCCTGACCGACCTCGACCGTCAGGCTCGTGACCTGTTCGTGCAGTGGTGCAAGGACGCCGGGTGCAGCGTCACGGTGGATGAAGTCGGCAACATCTTCGCCCGCCGTCCCGGGCGCAATCCGAACCTGCCGCCGGTGATGACCGGCAGCCACATCGACACCCAGCCCACCGGCGGCAAGTTCGACGGCTGTTTCGGCGTGCTCGCCGGCGTCGAAGTGCTGCGCACCCTCAATGACCTCGGCGTAGAAACCGAAGCGCCGCTGGAAGTGGTGGTCTGGACCAACGAAGAAGGCTCGCGCTTTGCTCCGTGCATGATGGGTTCCGGCGTGTTCGCCGAGAAATTCACCCTTGAAGAAACTCTGGCCAAGGTCGATGCCGACGGCGTCACCGTCGGCGAAGCCCTGAATGCCATCGGCTATGCCGGTTCACGCAAGGTCAGCGGGCACAAGGTCGGCGCCTATTTTGAAGCGCACATCGAACAAGGCCCGATCCTCGAAGACGAACAGAAAACCATCGGCGTGGTACTCGGCGCTCTCGGGCAGAAGTGGTTCGACCTGAAACTGCGCGGCGTCGAAGCCCACGCCGGGCCCACGCCGATGCACCTGCGCAAGGACGCGCTGGTCGGCGCCTCGGTCATCGTTGGTGCGGTCAACCGCGCCGCCCTCGGCCATCAACCCCACGCCTGCGGCACCGTCGGTTGCCTGCAAGCCTACCCCGGTTCGCGCAACGTCATCCCTGGCGAGGTGCGCATGACCCTCGACTTCCGGCATCTGCAGCCAGCGCGTCTGGACTCGATGATCGCCGAGGTGAAGCAGGTCATCGACGCCACCTGCGAGGAACACGGCCTGACCTATGAGCTGACCCCGACTGCAGACTTTCCGCCGCTGTACTTCGAAAAGGGCTGCGTCGAGGCGGTACGCGGCGCGGCAAAAGGCCTTGGCCTGTCGCACATGGACATCGTCAGCGGCGCCGGGCATGACGCGATCTTCCTCGCCGAACTCGGTCCTGCGGGGATGATTTTCGTACCGTGCGAAGGCGGGATCAGCCACAACGAAATCGAGAATGCCGCGCCGGAAGATCTGGCGGCCGGGTGTGCGGTGTTGTTGCGGGCGATGCTGGCGGCTTCGGCGATGGTGGCGGAGGGGCAGCGCGCGGCCTGA
- a CDS encoding amidohydrolase family protein — protein MTRLQNILIKNPLAVMTGLRGPRARAGAVDIRVVNGRIAEMAADLQAQPGERVIDARNCVIYPGWINTHHHLFQNLLKAVPEGLNQDLQGWLASVPYPRLNRFTPQLARIAARLGMVELLLSGVTTCADHHYLYHAHGTTETGDLLFDLADEFGLRFVLCRGGALESASAHPGFSKTALQPESLEQMVGDIERLKSLYHQDTPDAMRRVVVAPTTPTFSLPPTLLRELGHTARGLGLRLHTHLSETQNYVNFCREKYNCLPVEFVAEHEWLGPDVWFAHAVHLQPGEIRMLAQTGSGISHCPVSNARLGSGVAPVPQMYEAGVPISLGVDGVASNESGSMVGEANTAWLIHRAEQGASATTAEDVIHWGTAGGAQVLGLGAVGTLEVGQAADLVIYSLDHPRFFGFHDCAVAPVVAGEPITVKYSLVGGRIVVDNGVIPGLDIERMRAEAWEGVQAMMNIDD, from the coding sequence ATGACTCGACTTCAAAACATCCTGATCAAAAACCCGCTGGCGGTGATGACCGGCCTGCGCGGCCCGCGAGCACGGGCCGGCGCGGTGGACATTCGCGTGGTCAACGGACGCATCGCCGAAATGGCCGCCGACCTTCAAGCGCAACCCGGCGAGCGCGTGATCGATGCACGCAACTGCGTGATCTATCCGGGCTGGATCAACACCCACCATCACCTGTTCCAGAACCTGCTCAAAGCCGTGCCCGAAGGTTTGAATCAGGATCTGCAAGGCTGGCTGGCGAGCGTGCCCTACCCAAGGTTGAACCGCTTTACCCCGCAACTGGCGCGGATCGCCGCTCGGCTGGGCATGGTCGAATTGCTGCTGTCCGGGGTGACGACCTGCGCCGATCATCATTATCTCTACCACGCCCACGGCACCACCGAGACCGGGGACCTGCTGTTCGATCTGGCCGATGAGTTCGGCCTGCGCTTTGTGCTGTGTCGCGGTGGCGCGCTGGAATCCGCCAGCGCGCACCCGGGTTTCTCGAAAACCGCGCTGCAACCGGAAAGCCTTGAGCAAATGGTCGGCGATATCGAGCGGCTGAAATCGCTGTATCACCAGGACACCCCGGACGCCATGCGCCGGGTGGTCGTCGCGCCAACCACACCGACCTTTTCGCTGCCGCCGACCCTGCTGCGCGAACTGGGGCACACCGCGCGCGGCCTCGGTTTGCGCCTGCACACGCACCTGTCGGAAACGCAGAACTACGTGAATTTCTGCCGCGAGAAATACAACTGCCTGCCGGTGGAGTTCGTCGCCGAACACGAATGGCTCGGCCCCGACGTGTGGTTCGCCCACGCCGTGCACCTGCAACCCGGCGAAATCCGCATGCTCGCCCAGACCGGCAGCGGCATCTCGCATTGCCCGGTGAGCAACGCGCGCCTGGGCAGCGGCGTCGCGCCGGTTCCGCAAATGTATGAGGCCGGCGTACCGATCTCCCTCGGCGTCGACGGCGTCGCGTCCAACGAATCCGGAAGCATGGTCGGCGAAGCCAACACCGCATGGCTGATCCACCGCGCCGAACAAGGCGCCTCGGCGACCACTGCCGAAGACGTGATCCACTGGGGCACGGCGGGCGGCGCGCAGGTATTGGGACTGGGCGCGGTCGGTACGCTGGAGGTCGGGCAAGCGGCGGATCTGGTGATCTACAGCCTTGATCATCCACGGTTCTTCGGCTTCCACGATTGCGCGGTTGCACCGGTGGTCGCGGGGGAACCGATCACGGTGAAGTACAGCCTGGTGGGCGGCCGGATCGTGGTCGATAACGGCGTGATTCCGGGGCTGGATATCGAACGGATGCGCGCCGAGGCATGGGAAGGTGTGCAGGCGATGATGAATATCGACGATTGA
- a CDS encoding nucleobase:cation symporter-2 family protein — MSSATPSSTVHPVDRVLPVRQMLTLGLQHMAVSYIGAIAVPLIVASALKMSHADTVVLISTTLFCSGIATLLQTVGFWKFGVRLPILQGVAFSSVGPVIAIGSNPDVGFAGVCGAVIGAGIFTLLMAPFVGRLRRFFPPVVTGCIVTVIGLQLFPIAYEWVGGGRNASNFGAPAFLAVAVVVLLTILLVNRYGSPLLRNMAVLVGMLVGAGLAYGLGMGNFHSVEEAPWLTVPYPFYFGLPTFSLIPIATMVVVMIVQMVESMGLFVAIGDIVDKPVEDQQVVNGLRANGLASTIAGMFAAFPFIAFMENVGLVILTGVRSRWVVAVSGLLMCSIALVPKAGAIIASMPTAALGGAGIAMFGVVAAAGIQTLAKVDYERNRYNVLIVGFTIAAALVPVLAPTLFKQMPEWSQPFLHSSVVIACLVSVLLNAALNGVSVPDTTPGKSASHIL; from the coding sequence ATGTCGTCAGCCACTCCTTCCTCCACCGTGCACCCCGTCGACCGCGTTTTGCCGGTGCGACAGATGCTCACCCTCGGCCTGCAACACATGGCCGTCTCGTACATCGGCGCCATCGCCGTGCCGTTGATCGTCGCCAGTGCCCTGAAGATGTCCCACGCCGACACCGTGGTGCTGATCAGCACCACGCTGTTCTGCTCCGGCATCGCCACCCTTTTGCAAACCGTCGGCTTCTGGAAATTCGGCGTGCGTCTGCCGATTCTGCAAGGCGTGGCGTTCAGTAGCGTCGGCCCGGTGATTGCCATCGGCAGCAACCCTGACGTGGGGTTTGCGGGAGTCTGCGGCGCGGTGATCGGCGCCGGGATTTTCACCCTGCTGATGGCGCCGTTCGTGGGCCGATTGCGGCGGTTTTTCCCGCCGGTGGTCACCGGCTGCATCGTCACGGTGATTGGTTTGCAGCTGTTCCCGATCGCCTATGAATGGGTCGGTGGCGGACGCAACGCGAGCAACTTCGGCGCCCCGGCATTTCTCGCGGTGGCGGTGGTGGTGCTGCTGACCATTCTGCTGGTCAATCGCTATGGCAGTCCGCTGCTGCGCAACATGGCGGTGCTGGTGGGCATGCTGGTCGGCGCCGGTCTGGCCTACGGTCTGGGCATGGGCAATTTCCACAGTGTCGAAGAGGCGCCGTGGCTGACCGTGCCCTACCCGTTCTACTTCGGTTTGCCGACTTTCAGCTTGATCCCCATCGCGACCATGGTGGTGGTGATGATCGTGCAGATGGTCGAGTCGATGGGGCTGTTCGTGGCCATCGGCGACATCGTCGACAAACCGGTGGAAGACCAGCAAGTGGTCAACGGCCTGCGCGCCAATGGCCTGGCCAGCACCATCGCCGGAATGTTCGCCGCGTTTCCGTTCATTGCCTTCATGGAAAACGTCGGTCTGGTGATCCTGACCGGCGTGCGCAGCCGTTGGGTGGTCGCCGTCAGTGGCCTGTTGATGTGTTCGATTGCGCTGGTGCCCAAGGCCGGGGCGATCATCGCGTCGATGCCGACCGCGGCGTTGGGCGGCGCCGGTATCGCGATGTTCGGCGTGGTCGCGGCGGCGGGGATCCAGACCCTGGCCAAGGTCGATTACGAGCGCAATCGCTACAACGTATTGATCGTCGGTTTCACCATCGCCGCCGCGCTGGTACCGGTGCTCGCGCCCACCCTGTTCAAACAAATGCCCGAGTGGTCACAGCCGTTCCTGCACAGCAGCGTGGTCATCGCCTGCCTGGTGTCGGTGCTGCTCAACGCGGCGCTCAACGGCGTCAGCGTGCCAGACACCACACCCGGCAAATCCGCTTCGCACATTCTCTGA